The Halopelagius inordinatus genomic interval CAGCGGGTCCGGTCCGTCTCGAATCGCTCTCGGTGGCCCTCGACGAACGTTCGCATCGCCGTCGGCTCTCGGCCGAGCACCCGCGCCACCTCGTCGGTCGTTCGAGACGAGAGACCGAAGCGAGTCACCTGATACTCCGCCAGCATGAACAGAACCATCGACGGCCGAACCCCCCATTCGAGCATCCGGCGAGCGAACGCCAGTCGCGACGGGTTCGCGTACGTTATCCGCCGGTCGAGGACCGCGCTGAATATCTCGGCCACCTCGGAGAAGTCCAGCGCCGTCGGCCCGGTGAGGTCGTACGCGCAATTCGCGTGTCCCGCCTCCGTGAGGGTACGCGCGGCGACGGCGCTCACGTCGCGGGAGTCGACGAATCCGAGCGCTCCGTCGCCAGCGGGAACGAAAATCTCGTCGCGAGCGGCTATCTCGGGGCGGTGTATCTTCTCTCGCGCGTCGAGTTCCGACGTGAAGTGACCGGGCGGTACCGCGCCGAACGCGGCCCCGTCGCCTCGTGCGTCCCCGTCCGTCCCGCGGACGGCGAGGGTGCCGCCGGCAGCGATGTCCGCCCGGCGCGCTCAGAGGCGGGAACTCCGAGGAACTGGACTATCTACCGTTTATTGCGCCGAGAGCGCAACTATCGGAAGCGATATCCGCGCGAGTACGCAATCTCGTTCGCAATATTCTCAAAAAACGAACGTTACCGAAAATAATTTGTTAACAGGTGGCACACGAAATCCCACGGCGGGTGGACGCGGACGACGCGGCTACCGGCCGAACATCCAACTCATGCGCGTCGGCATCGAAATCGAATACTGGCTCGTCGACGACGACGGCGTTCTCTCCGCGGCGGACGAGGTGATAACGGCCTGCGACGGCGTCGACTCCGAGATGGCGACCCCGTTGTTGGAGGTGAAGACGCCTCCCTGCGACTCCGTCGAGGAACTGACCGCGGTCCTCGGGGACCGACTCGGACGCGCCCGCGAGGCCGCGCGGTCACGCGGCACCCGTCTCGTCCCCTTGGGAACGCCGTTGAGCGACGAGCAGATTCCACGGCGAACGAGCACGCGAATCGACGTTCAACAGGCCGTCCTCGGCGACGACTTAGCTCACGCCGGCTACTGCGCGGGGACGCACCTGCACTTCGAACAGGCGAGCGTCACCGACCAACTCCGCGCTC includes:
- a CDS encoding Rossmann-fold NAD(P)-binding domain-containing protein, giving the protein MSAVAARTLTEAGHANCAYDLTGPTALDFSEVAEIFSAVLDRRITYANPSRLAFARRMLEWGVRPSMVLFMLAEYQVTRFGLSSRTTDEVARVLGREPTAMRTFVEGHRERFETDRTR